From Leptospira semungkisensis:
GTACCGCAAGCAACGAGTGCCTTTGGACTTGGCATTGTGTCCCAAGCTACTTGTAGAGGGATTTCCATATTCGGTCCGACTGGTCCTGCATACACGACTGCATCTGCATGTTTGGGAGAAGCTACCACTCGGACCATGCTCGCCTCGCTATCGAACACAGCGTTGAAGCTTGCATTTAGTTCCGCCTCTGTAGAGTTATTGCCGCTTGCGGCAACTTCTCTGTATTGAAAGCCGGTTTTGTGAGTGATCTTACGGAATTGTTTTACTTCGTCGGAGATAGTCTCTTCGTAAGATTTTGGAACTCCATCAATATAAGAAACTTTTAATGCTTCTCTGTCTACTGAATAGACATGGACAAATCCAGAATTTTCGAGTTTATCGGGAGAATGTTCTACACAGAGTCCGCATTGCAAGCAAGCTCCATAGTCGAATATTACTTCTTTTGCAGATACTACCTTGATCCCACCTGTCGGGCAAACCTTCTCTACTGACTTGTCGAGAGAAGATCCTTTCTTGAAACTAGGAACAGGGATGCCTCGAGCATTCGAGTTAGTAGGTTGCATCTTCTCGAAATCTAAATTACGAGCAGGGCGAAGGATGTTTATAATTTCTTGAAATCTTTTCATAGATCGACTCCCACATAGCTTAGATTGAAGGACTTGTTGTTGAGAGGAAAGTCCCCTATATTCTCTCCACGAACCGCAAGCTCTAATGCATGCCAGTTCAGAACGGAAGGATCTCTTACATAAGCCTCGGTAATATCTCCGGAAGAATTCAAGATAAAGGAAACAAGAACAGGTCCTCTCCATCCTTCTGCAGCGCCGTAATAAACTCCCGGTTTTGCCTTGGAAGCTTTGGCCTTCTTGAATGATTCATTTGCAGC
This genomic window contains:
- a CDS encoding hydrogenase-4 subunit G, whose amino-acid sequence is MKRFQEIINILRPARNLDFEKMQPTNSNARGIPVPSFKKGSSLDKSVEKVCPTGGIKVVSAKEVIFDYGACLQCGLCVEHSPDKLENSGFVHVYSVDREALKVSYIDGVPKSYEETISDEVKQFRKITHKTGFQYREVAASGNNSTEAELNASFNAVFDSEASMVRVVASPKHADAVVYAGPVGPNMEIPLQVAWDTMPSPKALVACGTEAVSGGLFPLGKLPKEPDLFIGGDPPRPDVIVSAFRYLMGKKKYSFREELS